One segment of Rissa tridactyla isolate bRisTri1 chromosome 17, bRisTri1.patW.cur.20221130, whole genome shotgun sequence DNA contains the following:
- the HSPB2 gene encoding heat shock protein beta-2 translates to MAARTVPHAYPMSSEYEFANPSKIYDQNFGEGVSPCEILAPALYHGYYIRPRINKQLDRGTSEISLNEHKFQVFLDVCHFLPDELTVRTVDNLLEVVGQHPQKADRHGFISREFTRTYILPLDVDPLLVRATLSHDGILSIVAPRTGKEVKARVSEVKITQQEQPVGKEEQSEEGKRKEES, encoded by the exons TCGGAGTACGAGTTTGCCAACCCTAGCAAGATCTATGACCAGAACTTTGGAGAAG GTGTGTCCCCGTGTGAGATTTTAGCCCCTGCCCTGTACCATGGCTACTACATCAGGCCTCGGATCAATAAGCAGCTGGATAGAGGCACCTCTGAGATCAGCCTCAATGAGCACAAATTCCAAGTCTTCCTGGATGTCTGTCACTTCCTGCCAGATGAGCTCACTGTCCGCACTGTAGACAACCTGCTGGAGGTGGTGGGGCAGCACCCACAGAAGGCTGACCGCCATGGCTTCATCTCCCGAGAGTTCACCAGGACCTACATTCTCCCTCTGGATGTCGACCCCTTGCTGGTGAGAGCTACATTGTCCCATGATGGCATCTTAAGCATTGTGGCTCCCCGGACGGGAAAGGAGGTGAAGGCCAGAGTCAGCGAGGTGAAGATAACCCAACAGGAGCAGCCAGTGGGGAAGGAAGAACAgtctgaggaaggaaaaaggaaggaagagtcCTAA